The Elaeis guineensis isolate ETL-2024a chromosome 3, EG11, whole genome shotgun sequence region ACTTAAATTAcacttttttatataaataaacttGAATTGCCATCTTGAAATGTATTGTTTGTAGCACTTGGCGTCTATCAGTATGTGAATATAATAACTTTTGCGATATCGCGCTACTGCATCAAGCACTGTCAAATGAGTGAGTTATTCATGAGCCAGCTCATGTTCAGCTCAAAAATCAACTTGAGTTCAGTTTGCTTGTTTAGCAACAATTTTGCTGATCTAGAGCTAGGCTTTCGCCCCCTCTAACTCAGCTCAATTAAGGCTGAAATGTTAATATATATAgattatttatgtaaattatagaTATAACATGTTAATTTTAgaaatttatctttgtatttaTTGAATATAAAATAACAATATTTATATAGATGGAATGTAATTTTAACTATTGGATTAGTTAATTGCCCTGATATTTGGCTCAAACTATATAAATACAAACCTTCAGAGATCTCAAATTTCCAGCAGATCTCTCAAACATTCTGATAGTGAACAGCTGGAGTTTGGCTGAAAATTAAATAACTTAGCTCGAGTTCAGCTTGACTGCAAAAAGAGCTGGTGATTTAGGCCTGGCTTACTCAAGCTTCCTCGTTTACATCCCTAATTGCATGTGTTTTAGGAAAGTATTTCTCTGTTTGGATGGTTGAGGGGAAATTGTATGTTTCTGTTGCTACTTTATCATGAGCCCTTTTTTTGGTCAGATCCTGGTAAGCTAGTGGGTGTTCAGAATCGTTGGTTTATATATCTCTGAaccccaccttttttttttttctttctttttttttttttttttggttgggggaGGGGGTGGGGTGGTAATGTTTTGGATGAGGAACTTGTAATGTTCTCTGTTCTTTGCTTGTTTCAATTAACAAAAGTATGGGCTGATTAACTCATGCCCTCGTTCAGGAATTATATGCAGATATGCCAAGTGCAAGTTATTCTTCATTTTGTCCATCATAGCAATCTGCTAGAGCAATGTGGGTTACCATTTATTTATTTTCGTCCTAAACtaatttgatctaataatcatcaAGAAAATAtttaaggaaaaggaaaaaaaggaaataaGAGGGATTTCTCATTCATTCTGTCATCAGTATCATGATGTTTATGGTTTTGTTTTGTGATTAGTATCATGATGTCTATGGTTctgtttgagaatttttttttttttttgggggggtgggGACCGGTAATCTTGTTCAAAACTGCATAAGCTATTTATAGGTTTTAGTACTCTTGACAGTCAATATGCCTAGTTAACAGACATTTTTGGTTGCCTTCACCATATGCCTGTACATTGACTGgtgttataattttacagtacACTTCCATTACACCTTTGGGTGATAGAGTGCTAGTAAAGATTAAGACTTCCGAGGAAAAAACCACTGGAGGGATATTGCTTCCATCAACTGCTCAGTCAAAACCACAAGCAGGTGAAGTTGTTGCCATAGGAGAGGGAAGAACCATTGgcaagaagaaaatagaaattgGTGTTCAGGTAATTCTAAGTGGCTTTCTTTTTGAGGATCAGAGGTTTTATCTGAAAATGTTGAAGAGGACAGGTTATGAAGATATTGATGTATTGCTGATTGCTTAGCATTTTATGAAGCCTTACacgtcaaatttttgtttaatatataATCCTGTTGTATAATCTTTTATGGATGTAGACTGGAACCCAAGTAGTATATTCCAAATATGCTGGCACAGAGTTGGAATTCAATGGATCCAACCATCTTATTCTGAAGGAAGATGACATGGTGGGTGTTCTTGATACTGATGATGTCAAGGATCTTAAGCCCCTTAATGATCGTGTTCTGATTAAGGTTTGTCTCTAAACTTTGGAGAATGTTGCAGTGTCATTTTTGGTTTTGCAAACGTGTTCTTTACATGTTCATCAGTGGTGAGCCGcattatatatattgttggtcGTCTTATGCAAACTATTTCTGATATCACATTTTGGATAAACTTTGGTGACATATTCTCTgctttatcttttattttaggttgcaGAAGCTGAGGAGAAAACCGCAGGTGGCTTGCTTTTGACACAGGCAACAAAGGAAAGGCCTTCCATTGGGATGGTGAGTTTGCTTAATCTTTTGATCTTGCTTTTCTGTCTGATGCTCAAAATTGTTGTCTaagatcatatcatcaaaaagaTTTCAAACGAGTTTTGGTTCTTATTGCTAAATGACTCCAGAAATATTCTTTATATGGCTTATTTTTCAAAATTCCTGGATGAAGTACAAGAATTATTTGTCCAATAGGTAAAGGCTAAAGAAACATTGTGTGAATGCAAATGCTGTGCTCGATAGAATTATTCTTAAGAGGGATTGTGCAATTGAATTTTGGACCAATAAGAAAAGCTGTGATTCCTCAATGGTAGTCGTGGAGTGTCTGAGTAAATAATAGTAGCCCCAGTTGCCTGTAAAGAATAATTGTACTGTTCATCATCTTAAAACTGTACGAACTTATTGTGCTATGTCTGAAACAGGTGACTGCGGTTGGCCCTGGTCCCTTGGATGAAGAGGGCAATAGAAAGCCATTGCCCTTAACTCCAGGGAGTACTGTGCTGTACTCCAAGTATGCTGGTAATGAATTTAAGAGTGCTGATGGCTCTGATTACATTGCTCTGAAGGTGTCTGATGTGATTGCTGTTCTCTCATAAGCTTATCTTTATGCTAGACATAGAGGCGCAAGGTTTTGGGCAGAGTCAAAAGGTGATGACAGGTGTTGCATTAATTATGTAATTTGCTGAACGTTATCACTCATGTTAGTCTGATATTTAAGCTGTTCTTTGCTATTGAAAGAAACATTTTGGGCAAATGATTACCAGTTGCAGACTCCATTACTAGAATGTGCTTTAACATAAGGCAAACTAGATTAGTGGAATGTTATAATAGAGAAATTAATTAGGTCGGGGAGGAGAGGAATTATTTTAGCGCAGTAGGATATTTCATTAATATTTCTATGATTCCCAGTAGATGGGCTCCAGACGGAGAAGGGAATGTATGCTGTCGCGCGTTGGAAAAAGACAATTTTTATATCGAACCTACTTTTCATTCTAAATGAGGTCACATGACATGTTAATAGGGTACTGGAAGCTAGTCTGTTAATGTTTCCTCTTTTTGGTAAGTGATGGTTGTCTTTCTCATGTAGTGCCATTTTAAACTGGAGTAGCAAGTGGTAATTTGTTATGCTAATGAGTTAAAGAGTTTTTGAAGTTATTGGTGTAATAATGGAACCTCTTTCTTGATCCTCATCTCTCTCATtcattatcattttgaaagtgagATGTGGTTTTCCAGGAATGGGACGAAGTGCCCCGTGCTCAATTAATGATTGATCCATTAtttgataattataatatttattttttttcaattattgtaACAAATTCTTTGGATTATTTGTGCCTCTAATCATTGTACAAGGTTACAACTGTTATTTAATACTAAGAGATTAGTTCTGCCGGTTACTAATTAGATTCCAAGGATTATTAAATAATATCTATAAAGAAGTCTGGTCTGTTGGATCTCTTTTATTTAAAGCTTCCAATGTTTTGAAGTCTTTTGATTGCATCGTTGCTCTGTCCCCGGCTGAACTTATGGCAACAGGAGCAGGAATAACTAAAGCACATTGAGGCGAATGTATATTAATTTCCTAGCCATGCTTtggaaataaatttttggcacaCAATCAAAGGCCCATGCTGGTGATCTAGGATTGGACAGATGGAACAAAAGCGTGTTTTACGCTTCGTCAGGCTCCACCTATTCTGCGTTCCCGCGGGTGACTCCCCGCTGCTTCAGTCAGGCATGAACCATCCATGGGAATGGGTGGAGCCAAGCCTTGCTTGAAGCCTGCAGCTTTAAGGTGATTTCATTGTGCTTTCTTCGATAATAACTTAAAAGAGTGCCAGATACAATGCAAGGCTTCAAACTTCTAGTTGAATGAAGCTAATAGCAGTTACAATCTTTTAACATACAATTTCAGACTACAGAATGACTGGTGGAGATGGTTATCTGACAGAACCATCGTCTTAAATTGCTGAACATGCATGTACATCAAGAACTGCTCTCTCAGAGAACAAGAAAAAGGAATACATCCTTATCATATCAAATGTTCCTCATCTATTAAGTAGCACATAGTTACAGAGTCCAACAATTACAGTATAATGACTGCAGAGAGTTGGTGTTGGTCTAACCTTAGCTTTCTGTGGAAAAATTTGGCCACCTGTGTAGACGCGTATAGAGGCTCATTGCTCTATTCAGACCTCCCTTGGAAGTTGGAACTCGTTCTAACTGAATTATCAGTCTCCTCCAACTCCAGCCTTGTCATAGCATttgatttcaatcaaatctataGTATGTCGTTAATTTTATAAATCTTGTTACCCTCAACGATGAAAGGAAGCAGCTGACGCGTCATCAAATTCACCCCCTCCACAGATCACCATTATTATTGGACCCACTGTATGCTTGGTTTTGTACAGGGATATTAGAAAGATCACCATCCAAACTCATCTGCTGGACTTCTGCTGCTGACAATATCTTGATACTTTGAACACAGTTTACAAATTCCCTGAAGTCAGAAGGGAGCATGTAGAGAGATTCAGGAGATCAGCATAAAACTagaaaattattaagaaaatagtATATAGTtgtttcatgagtcatcaaaatgAAAACATACTCCCAAGGGTCATCACCAACAAGTAGGATATCATTTTCATGATCCACATAGACCAGTTTCCAGTCAGTTCTGTGTGGATCTTCGAGCTGCCCTTCAATCCCAAACATGCAGGCAAGATCATGTCGAAGCTCATCATACCCCTTGTAACGGGTAATATCAATAGATCTTCCTACAGCTCCACGCTTTTGAACCTATGGATTTGAAACAATAGAAATACAGAGAAGTTGAAATGCGTAAGGAATGACATTATAACAGTATTAATAAGGACTATGAGAAACTACAGGCATATTCAAGTATCAGTTTGCCTTTTTGcttggaaaaagagaaaaaaggctAACACTATAGCATCGCTCTGATGAGACAAAATACATTCTCCTTTCAATGTCATATACTACATGCTATCTTCTTCAATACTCATTTACTCAAGTGAAAG contains the following coding sequences:
- the LOC105042032 gene encoding 20 kDa chaperonin, chloroplastic encodes the protein MASMQFSGSGVAAVKRGVPSFDGLRLAPSTFRVSYSVGACGLGLDRRCFRGLVVKAATVVAPKYTSITPLGDRVLVKIKTSEEKTTGGILLPSTAQSKPQAGEVVAIGEGRTIGKKKIEIGVQTGTQVVYSKYAGTELEFNGSNHLILKEDDMVGVLDTDDVKDLKPLNDRVLIKVAEAEEKTAGGLLLTQATKERPSIGMVTAVGPGPLDEEGNRKPLPLTPGSTVLYSKYAGNEFKSADGSDYIALKVSDVIAVLS